In Ectothiorhodosinus mongolicus, one DNA window encodes the following:
- a CDS encoding 4Fe-4S dicluster domain-containing protein — MQEIFDDIRSDFRYDHELNGCLNCGICTATCPSAQFYDYSPREIVQLLWTENVEQIYDAMQEKIWACAQCMTCAARCPFKNSPGGLVAIMREVAIKHEMQSAKDVLRPFGRVMLKLITTGNQLSPDMIQPDHFPDWGPNIQKVEGDLKLLRKAIPMQTMQTTDTAWEVSLKTSVEMYTIWEMTGVLKSLELMDENLFDVIEDFIDEKREEYEEWLEEQEED; from the coding sequence ATGCAGGAAATTTTTGACGATATTCGTAGTGACTTTCGCTACGACCATGAGCTCAATGGCTGTTTGAATTGTGGGATCTGTACGGCCACGTGCCCGTCCGCTCAATTCTATGACTACAGTCCCCGCGAGATCGTGCAGCTGTTGTGGACCGAAAACGTCGAACAAATTTATGACGCCATGCAGGAAAAGATCTGGGCGTGTGCGCAGTGCATGACCTGTGCCGCCCGCTGTCCTTTCAAGAATTCTCCGGGCGGGCTTGTCGCCATCATGCGCGAGGTCGCGATCAAACATGAAATGCAGTCGGCCAAGGATGTGCTGCGTCCGTTTGGACGCGTGATGCTCAAATTGATCACCACCGGTAACCAGCTTTCACCCGATATGATTCAGCCTGACCACTTCCCGGACTGGGGTCCGAATATTCAGAAAGTGGAAGGCGATTTGAAGTTGCTGCGTAAGGCGATTCCGATGCAGACCATGCAGACCACGGACACCGCCTGGGAAGTTTCTTTAAAGACATCCGTAGAGATGTACACGATCTGGGAGATGACGGGGGTTCTGAAATCATTGGAACTCATGGATGAAAACCTCTTTGACGTTATTGAGGATTTCATCGACGAAAAACGGGAGGAATACGAAGAGTGGCTTGAGGAGCAGGAAGAAGACTGA
- a CDS encoding 4Fe-4S dicluster domain-containing protein, with the protein MAIHEKSLIEPERLLESEQLVVDGVDVSGHWNTMITPRTITDYDDGFEKMLQQYPGAENVHRCWQCGSCTNSCTMYAQNVQFNPRYWIYAVRLGLKEELIKDKDIIWQCVSCNKCTNICPKDVRPEGVMKALAHWMEEEGITEKTPSTIFDEEFTDLIYKRGRIEDGHVLMAFYKRTGQPLFQEWLKVFVVRLMKYLPVHLGMRMARNQVMKPKTSSWGKTGDVLKQYVREQKEAAHG; encoded by the coding sequence ATGGCGATTCATGAAAAGTCACTAATTGAACCCGAGCGCTTACTGGAGTCGGAACAGCTGGTGGTCGATGGTGTGGATGTTTCCGGTCACTGGAACACCATGATCACGCCGCGCACGATTACCGACTATGACGACGGTTTTGAGAAAATGCTGCAGCAATACCCCGGCGCAGAGAACGTGCATCGCTGCTGGCAGTGTGGTTCTTGTACCAACTCCTGCACCATGTACGCACAAAATGTGCAATTTAATCCGCGCTATTGGATTTATGCGGTGCGACTGGGATTGAAAGAAGAGCTGATCAAAGACAAAGACATTATTTGGCAGTGCGTGTCCTGTAACAAGTGCACCAACATTTGTCCTAAGGATGTGCGCCCTGAAGGTGTGATGAAGGCCTTGGCGCACTGGATGGAAGAGGAAGGCATTACCGAAAAAACGCCATCGACGATTTTCGACGAAGAATTCACCGATCTGATTTACAAGCGTGGCCGTATTGAAGATGGACACGTGCTGATGGCTTTTTACAAGCGCACTGGCCAGCCCCTGTTCCAGGAATGGTTGAAGGTCTTTGTCGTGCGCCTGATGAAGTACCTGCCGGTGCATCTCGGTATGCGTATGGCGCGTAATCAGGTGATGAAGCCCAAGACCAGCTCATGGGGCAAGACGGGCGATGTGTTGAAGCAGTATGTTCGTGAACAGAAGGAGGCCGCTCATGGCTAA
- a CDS encoding sulfurtransferase TusA family protein → MAEFDQELDASGLNCPLPILRAKKSLATMSSGQVLHIIATDPGAVKDFEAFSKQTGNEVLEHREEGGKFYFLIRKG, encoded by the coding sequence ATGGCTGAATTTGATCAGGAGTTGGACGCATCGGGTTTGAACTGTCCCCTACCCATTCTGCGTGCCAAGAAATCTTTAGCGACCATGTCCAGTGGCCAAGTGCTGCATATTATTGCGACCGATCCAGGCGCGGTAAAAGACTTCGAAGCCTTCTCCAAGCAGACGGGCAATGAAGTGCTCGAGCACCGCGAGGAAGGCGGGAAATTCTACTTCCTCATCCGCAAAGGCTAA
- a CDS encoding CoB--CoM heterodisulfide reductase iron-sulfur subunit B family protein, producing MAKVAYYPGCALEGSGGPYDKSTRVLVKALGLEMENLRDWNCCGAMEVKNVHPMLQTYLSARNLAIAAEQMGIDTVMAPCNGCYHNLKKAEYETATSEQVMQTVQDLARKSDDPVYNGDVRTLHLLEWLMEELGPEGMKQQFTKSLNGIKIANYYGCMYTRPRQIFPEKDQGPGSESSYKPHFMDDLLEAAGAVNVDFPLKTSCCGGAHTLSDSDTSTQLVLNLLQAAEDSGAEVIATECPTCHSGLEMHQVRAETEFGIKTGVKVLYFTQLLGLAMGLSPRKLGIHENVSDSIGFLRERGVI from the coding sequence ATGGCTAAGGTTGCCTACTATCCGGGATGTGCGTTGGAAGGCTCCGGTGGTCCCTACGATAAGTCCACCCGCGTGTTGGTGAAGGCGCTGGGTTTGGAGATGGAAAACCTGCGCGACTGGAATTGCTGCGGCGCCATGGAGGTGAAAAATGTTCACCCCATGCTGCAAACCTATCTTTCCGCGCGTAATTTAGCCATCGCAGCCGAACAAATGGGTATCGATACCGTCATGGCGCCCTGTAATGGTTGTTACCACAACCTCAAAAAAGCCGAATACGAAACCGCCACTTCAGAGCAAGTGATGCAAACCGTTCAGGATCTGGCGCGCAAATCCGATGATCCGGTGTATAACGGCGATGTCCGCACGCTCCATCTCTTGGAGTGGTTGATGGAAGAGTTGGGGCCAGAAGGGATGAAGCAACAATTCACCAAAAGCCTCAATGGCATCAAAATCGCCAACTACTACGGTTGCATGTACACCCGGCCGCGGCAAATCTTTCCAGAAAAAGACCAGGGTCCAGGGTCGGAATCGAGTTATAAGCCGCATTTCATGGATGATTTATTGGAGGCGGCTGGCGCAGTAAATGTGGACTTCCCATTAAAGACTTCTTGCTGTGGGGGAGCGCACACCTTGAGTGACTCTGATACCTCGACGCAGTTGGTGCTGAACTTGCTGCAGGCGGCGGAAGACTCCGGGGCTGAGGTAATCGCCACCGAATGTCCGACCTGTCATTCTGGATTGGAAATGCACCAAGTGCGCGCCGAGACTGAGTTTGGTATCAAAACTGGGGTGAAGGTGCTTTATTTTACCCAACTCTTAGGCTTGGCCATGGGCTTGTCACCGCGGAAGCTGGGGATCCATGAAAACGTCAGCGATTCCATCGGTTTCCTGCGGGAACGTGGCGTTATCTGA
- a CDS encoding heterodisulfide reductase-related iron-sulfur binding cluster, with the protein MSSNEHTPGGHNATAEGAGPGAMKPGFHNTDGQGIAGHGSFFQSTDLSREEAVQATDWVRKHVDRRTIDLGDRMDDVREHMYELEKEGEIIIHRVGDQHEPIGVKTLFGWDKKIPTKQLWHHKSCGQCGNIPGYPTSLLWVMNELGFVPGKDYLDETDQTSCTAWNYHGSGIGNVESLAAVFLRNFHQAYVSGKQHGHELGHFYPLVHCGTSFGNYKEIRKYLIESAELREKVTKILGKLGRLVDGKLVIPEEVIHYSEWVHVMRNRIASDLQKIDVSHIRATAHVACHYYKMIHEDAVYDPEVLGGNRTAIITSMAQALGAQVIDYSTWYDCCGFGFRHIISEREFTRSFTMNRKIRVVREEANADVMLANDTGCVTTMDKNQWIGKAHEQNYQVPIMAEIQFAALACGADPLKIVQLQWHASPCEDLVEKMGISWDQAKKNFQAYLKEVEAGNIEYLYKPELAYGG; encoded by the coding sequence ATGTCATCGAATGAACATACCCCTGGCGGTCACAATGCAACGGCAGAGGGCGCTGGCCCTGGTGCCATGAAGCCCGGATTCCACAATACCGATGGTCAAGGCATCGCCGGCCACGGATCCTTTTTTCAGTCCACCGATCTGTCCCGCGAGGAAGCGGTTCAGGCCACAGATTGGGTGCGCAAACACGTCGATCGTCGCACCATCGATCTGGGTGATCGTATGGACGATGTGCGTGAGCACATGTACGAACTGGAAAAAGAAGGCGAGATCATCATCCACCGTGTGGGTGATCAGCACGAACCTATTGGCGTTAAAACTCTGTTTGGCTGGGACAAAAAGATTCCCACTAAACAGCTTTGGCACCACAAGTCCTGCGGTCAGTGCGGCAATATTCCCGGCTACCCTACTTCTTTGTTATGGGTGATGAATGAACTGGGTTTCGTGCCGGGTAAGGATTATCTGGATGAGACTGATCAGACCTCTTGCACGGCTTGGAACTATCATGGTTCGGGCATTGGCAACGTCGAGTCCTTGGCGGCGGTGTTCCTACGAAACTTCCACCAAGCCTATGTCTCTGGTAAGCAGCATGGCCACGAACTGGGTCATTTCTACCCGTTAGTGCATTGCGGCACCTCTTTTGGTAACTACAAAGAGATCCGCAAATATCTGATTGAGTCGGCGGAGCTGCGTGAAAAAGTCACTAAGATTCTCGGCAAGCTGGGCCGCTTGGTTGATGGCAAGTTAGTGATCCCAGAAGAGGTGATTCACTACTCCGAGTGGGTGCATGTGATGCGTAATCGCATTGCCAGCGATCTGCAGAAGATCGACGTGTCACACATTCGTGCGACCGCTCACGTGGCTTGTCATTACTACAAAATGATCCACGAGGATGCGGTTTATGATCCGGAAGTTTTGGGTGGTAACCGCACCGCGATCATCACCTCTATGGCCCAAGCTTTGGGTGCACAGGTGATTGACTATTCCACCTGGTATGACTGCTGTGGCTTTGGATTCCGCCACATTATCTCTGAGCGTGAATTCACGCGTTCCTTCACCATGAATCGGAAAATTCGAGTGGTGCGTGAAGAAGCCAATGCAGATGTGATGCTGGCCAACGACACCGGTTGTGTCACGACCATGGACAAGAATCAGTGGATCGGTAAAGCCCATGAGCAGAACTATCAGGTTCCTATCATGGCGGAAATTCAGTTTGCCGCTTTGGCTTGTGGCGCAGATCCATTAAAGATCGTGCAGCTGCAATGGCATGCCTCACCTTGTGAAGATCTCGTCGAGAAGATGGGTATCTCCTGGGATCAGGCGAAGAAAAACTTCCAAGCCTATTTGAAGGAAGTGGAAGCCGGCAATATTGAGTACCTTTACAAGCCAGAATTGGCATACGGAGGCTAA
- a CDS encoding glycine cleavage system protein H, which yields MECNGCEFRPELFYDDEYQIWLRLEDDDSLSVGMTDLSQAIAGHILHVRVRRPGTARPTGKPVATIESGKWAGPIPNFFNCTIIEANEHVMEQPDLLNSDPYGTWIARVEAEGGGQAVLDAFVTGKLAHEGYCQRAKRDNIHCNR from the coding sequence ATGGAGTGCAATGGTTGCGAGTTTCGCCCTGAACTCTTTTATGACGACGAGTACCAGATCTGGTTGCGCCTAGAGGATGATGACAGCCTCAGTGTTGGTATGACCGACCTGTCTCAGGCGATCGCCGGTCACATTCTTCATGTTCGCGTGCGGCGGCCTGGTACGGCGCGCCCGACTGGCAAGCCAGTGGCAACGATTGAGAGCGGCAAGTGGGCGGGCCCCATTCCCAATTTTTTCAATTGCACCATCATTGAAGCCAATGAGCATGTCATGGAGCAGCCGGATCTGCTGAACTCGGATCCCTACGGCACTTGGATTGCGCGCGTCGAAGCCGAAGGTGGCGGGCAAGCCGTTTTGGATGCCTTTGTGACCGGCAAGCTTGCTCATGAGGGTTATTGTCAACGCGCCAAACGAGACAATATTCACTGTAATCGCTAA
- a CDS encoding CoB--CoM heterodisulfide reductase iron-sulfur subunit A family protein, protein MSQDTVLIVGSGPSGLSAAAQVAASGYKAVMVEKEDTLGGAPILSGYAKLVPSGEWAKDAIGRMVKRVEDDANVSIHKGAKVTKLDGEAGNFTATLSNNETVNAGAVVLATGFTHFDSVNKPEWGFGTFPDVLTTTQMEQMIGRGELKCPSDGRVPERVAILLCVGSRDRQIGREWCSKICCTVSANMAIEIKEMSPKTEVFIYYMDIRTFGLYEDKFYWKSQEEFKTKFVKARIAEVTAAPDGRLLVKGEDTLVKRPIVIPFDIVVHAIGMDPNQDNPEISQVFGIELEHHGFIKRAEHYTNPCGTSRPGVYSCGAAYGPETIDDSISQGAAAASRAVGDLVALMRQAS, encoded by the coding sequence ATGTCCCAAGATACCGTTTTGATCGTCGGCTCCGGTCCGTCCGGTCTTTCCGCGGCAGCGCAGGTCGCTGCCTCGGGTTACAAAGCCGTGATGGTGGAAAAGGAAGACACCCTGGGTGGCGCACCGATTCTGTCGGGATACGCCAAGTTGGTCCCTTCAGGCGAATGGGCCAAGGATGCCATCGGCCGCATGGTCAAACGGGTCGAGGATGATGCCAACGTGAGCATTCACAAAGGCGCGAAGGTGACCAAGTTGGACGGAGAGGCTGGTAACTTCACGGCCACGCTGTCCAATAATGAAACGGTGAATGCCGGGGCGGTGGTTTTGGCCACCGGCTTCACCCACTTTGATTCAGTCAATAAGCCCGAGTGGGGGTTTGGTACTTTTCCAGATGTGCTGACCACCACCCAGATGGAACAGATGATTGGCCGTGGCGAGTTGAAATGCCCGTCTGATGGCCGAGTCCCAGAACGCGTTGCCATTCTCTTGTGTGTGGGCTCACGTGATCGCCAGATTGGTCGTGAATGGTGTTCGAAAATTTGCTGCACAGTCTCAGCCAATATGGCGATCGAGATTAAAGAGATGTCACCCAAGACCGAGGTGTTTATCTACTATATGGATATCCGCACCTTCGGCTTGTATGAGGACAAGTTCTACTGGAAGTCTCAGGAAGAATTCAAAACCAAGTTCGTCAAAGCGCGTATTGCCGAGGTTACGGCGGCACCCGATGGACGCCTCTTGGTGAAGGGTGAAGACACCCTGGTCAAGCGTCCCATCGTTATTCCCTTTGATATCGTGGTGCATGCCATTGGTATGGATCCCAACCAGGACAACCCGGAAATCTCGCAAGTGTTCGGGATTGAGTTGGAGCATCATGGATTCATTAAGCGCGCTGAGCATTACACCAATCCCTGCGGCACCAGCCGTCCCGGTGTTTACTCCTGTGGTGCGGCTTACGGCCCCGAGACCATCGATGACTCGATTTCTCAGGGTGCGGCAGCGGCCAGTCGCGCGGTGGGTGACCTCGTGGCATTGATGCGTCAGGCCAGCTGA